AACTCCAAGGTATCATCAATCACTTCCTGTAAAGGCCTATCTCTTTCGGTTAAAAGAAGATCGTGTAACGTATTACACTTTGGAAAGATCATACACCCCATGACAAAAAGAAGCGTATGGTCTAATGACCGGAATTGAAAAACTCCTTGTTCTCTCCCATTCTCTAGGAGTTCTCGGAGCTTGCGCCAAACCGGGAAAACATAACTCGAAATTCGCTCTAATCTCGGGGTTTGCATATTAATCTCCCGGTCAAGTATAGCAGCCAGCTCAGGATCCTCCGTTTTGAACCGAATCACACCTTCGACGATAATCCGAAGCCCTTTTACCGGATCCTTCATATCCTCTTCATATTGAGGGAGCTGCTGCCCTGGAAAAAGCGATTCAAATATGGCAAAAAGCACATTTTCCTTCCCGCCAAAATGGTAGGAAACCAGAGCCACATTCCCTCCTGCCTCTTCGCAGATCTGCCGGACCGACGTTCCCTCAAATCCCTGCATAGCAAATAACTTCTTGGCTGCAAGAAGTATTCTCATTTTGATATCCGCTTCTGTCATGCTTCTTCTAACCTCCCTTTTGTTCATGATGCCTGTTCT
The Ammoniphilus sp. CFH 90114 genome window above contains:
- a CDS encoding TetR family transcriptional regulator, whose product is MTEADIKMRILLAAKKLFAMQGFEGTSVRQICEEAGGNVALVSYHFGGKENVLFAIFESLFPGQQLPQYEEDMKDPVKGLRIIVEGVIRFKTEDPELAAILDREINMQTPRLERISSYVFPVWRKLRELLENGREQGVFQFRSLDHTLLFVMGCMIFPKCNTLHDLLLTERDRPLQEVIDDTLEFVLNGIGYRQEPK